The following are encoded together in the Bos indicus isolate NIAB-ARS_2022 breed Sahiwal x Tharparkar chromosome 29, NIAB-ARS_B.indTharparkar_mat_pri_1.0, whole genome shotgun sequence genome:
- the TKFC gene encoding triokinase/FMN cyclase isoform X1, producing MTSKKLVNSVAGCADDALAGLVACNPSLQLLQGHRVALRSDLDSLKGRVALLSGGGSGHEPAHAGFIGKGMLTGVIAGAVFTSPAVGSILAAIRAMAQAGTVGTLLIVKNYTGDRLNFGLAREQARAEGIPVEMVVVGDDSAFTVLKKAGRRGLCGTVLIHKVAGALAEAGVGLEEITDRVSVVAKAMGTLGVSLSSCSVPGSKPTFELSADEVELGLGIHGEAGVRRIKMATADEIVALMLDHMTSSSNASHVPVPPGSSVVLMVNNLGGLSFLELGIIADAAVCSLEGRGVKIARALVGTFMSALEMPGVSLTLLLVDEPLLKLIDAETTASAWPNVAKVWVTGRKRSRAAPTEPLAAPDSTTAAGEASKQMVLVLEWVCTTLLGLEEHLNALDRAAGDGDCGTTHSRAARAIQGWLKEGPPPASPAQLLSKLSFLLLEKMGGSSGALYGLFLTAAAQPLKAKTDLPAWSAAMDAGLEAMQKYGKAAPGDRTMLDSLWAAGQELQAWKSPGANMLQILTKAVKSAEAAAEATKNMEAGAGRASYISSARLDQPDPGAVAAAAILRAILEVLQSQGA from the exons ATG ACCTCCAAGAAGCTAGTGAACTCAGTGGCAGGCTGTGCCGACGACGCTCTTGCCGGCCTGGTGGCCTGCAACCCCAGCCTACAGCTCCTGCAGGGCCACCGCGTGGCCCTCCGTTCTGACCTGGACAGTCTCAAGGGCCGGGTGGCCCTACTGTCGGGTGGGGGCTCCGGCCATGAGCCTGCCCATGCTG GTTTCATAGGGAAGGGGATGCTGACAGGGGTCATCGCGGGAGCCGTGTTCACCTCCCCGGCAGTGGGCAGCATCCTGGCAGCTATCAGGGCCATGGCCCAGGCAGGCACAG TGGGGACCCTCCTCATCGTGAAGAACTACACTGGGGACCGACTCAACTTCGGCCTGGCCCGGGAGCAGGCCCGGGCGGAGGGCATCCCTGTGGAGATGGTGGTTGTCGGGGACGACAGTGCCTTCACCGTCCTGAAGAAGGCGGGCCGGCGCGGGCTCTGTGGCACAGTGCTCATACACAAG GTGGCGGGTGCTCTGGCCGAGGCAGGTGTGGGACTCGAGGAGATCACAGATCGGGTGAGCGTCGTCGCCAAGGCCATGG GAACCCTGGGAGTGAGCTTGTCCTCTTGCAGCGTCCCTGGTTCTAAACCCACTTTTGAGCTCTCAGCTGATGAGGTGGAGCTGGGGCTGG GGATCCATGGGGAGGCTGGCGTGCGCCGGATAAAG ATGGCGACTGCCGACGAGATTGTGGCGCTCATGCTGGACCACATGACGAGCTCCTCCAACGCATCCCACGTGCCTGTGCCACCCG GCTCCTCAGTAGTGCTGATGGTCAACAACCTGGGTGGCCTGTCGTTCCTGGAACTGGGCATCATAGCCGACGCCGCCGTCTGCTCTCTGG AGGGCCGCGGGGTGAAGATCGCCCGTGCCCTAGTGGGCACCTTCATGTCAGCCCTGGAGATGCCTGGCGTTTCTCTCACCCTCCTGCTGGTGGATGAGCCCCTCCTGAAACTGATAG ATGCTGAAACCACTGCCTCGGCCTGGCCTAACGTGGCCAAGGTCTGGGTGACTGGGCGGAAGCGGAGCCGGGCCGCCCCCACGGAGCCCCTGGCGGCCCCTGACTCCACTACTGCAGCAG GTGAAGCCTCAAAGCAGATGGTACTTGTGCTGGAGTGGGTGTGCACCACCCTCCTGGGCCTGGAGGAACATCTGAACGCCCTGGACCGTGCTGCCGGTGATGGAGACTGTGGCACCACCCACAGCCGTGCAGCCAGAG CGATTCAGGGGTGGCTAAAGGAGGGCCCACCCCCAGCCAGCCCTGCCCAGCTACTCTCCAAATTGTCCTTCCTGCTACTGGAGAAGATGGGAGGCTCCTCAGGGGCA CTCTACGGCCTGTTCCTGACTGCGGCGGCCCAGCCACTCAAGGCCAAGACTGACCTCCCGGCCTGGTCTGCTGCCATGGATGCCGGCCTGGAGGCCATGCAGAA GTATGGAAAGGCTGCCCCAGGTGACAGGACTATG CTGGATTCTCTGTGGGCAGCAGGACAGGAGCTCCAAGCCTGGAAGAGCCCAGGGGCCAATATGCTCCAGATTCTGACCAAGGCTGTCAAG aGTGCAGAAGCTGCAGCCGAGGCCACCAAGAACATGGAAGCTGGAGCTGGAAGAGCCAGTTACATCAGCTCTGCGCGCCTGGATCAGCCAGACCCCGGGGCGGTGGCAGCCGCGGCCATTCTGCGTGCCATCCTGGAGGTCTTGCAGAGTCAGGGTGCGTGA
- the TKFC gene encoding triokinase/FMN cyclase isoform X2, with protein MLTGVIAGAVFTSPAVGSILAAIRAMAQAGTVGTLLIVKNYTGDRLNFGLAREQARAEGIPVEMVVVGDDSAFTVLKKAGRRGLCGTVLIHKVAGALAEAGVGLEEITDRVSVVAKAMGTLGVSLSSCSVPGSKPTFELSADEVELGLGIHGEAGVRRIKMATADEIVALMLDHMTSSSNASHVPVPPGSSVVLMVNNLGGLSFLELGIIADAAVCSLEGRGVKIARALVGTFMSALEMPGVSLTLLLVDEPLLKLIDAETTASAWPNVAKVWVTGRKRSRAAPTEPLAAPDSTTAAGEASKQMVLVLEWVCTTLLGLEEHLNALDRAAGDGDCGTTHSRAARAIQGWLKEGPPPASPAQLLSKLSFLLLEKMGGSSGALYGLFLTAAAQPLKAKTDLPAWSAAMDAGLEAMQKYGKAAPGDRTMLDSLWAAGQELQAWKSPGANMLQILTKAVKSAEAAAEATKNMEAGAGRASYISSARLDQPDPGAVAAAAILRAILEVLQSQGA; from the exons ATGCTGACAGGGGTCATCGCGGGAGCCGTGTTCACCTCCCCGGCAGTGGGCAGCATCCTGGCAGCTATCAGGGCCATGGCCCAGGCAGGCACAG TGGGGACCCTCCTCATCGTGAAGAACTACACTGGGGACCGACTCAACTTCGGCCTGGCCCGGGAGCAGGCCCGGGCGGAGGGCATCCCTGTGGAGATGGTGGTTGTCGGGGACGACAGTGCCTTCACCGTCCTGAAGAAGGCGGGCCGGCGCGGGCTCTGTGGCACAGTGCTCATACACAAG GTGGCGGGTGCTCTGGCCGAGGCAGGTGTGGGACTCGAGGAGATCACAGATCGGGTGAGCGTCGTCGCCAAGGCCATGG GAACCCTGGGAGTGAGCTTGTCCTCTTGCAGCGTCCCTGGTTCTAAACCCACTTTTGAGCTCTCAGCTGATGAGGTGGAGCTGGGGCTGG GGATCCATGGGGAGGCTGGCGTGCGCCGGATAAAG ATGGCGACTGCCGACGAGATTGTGGCGCTCATGCTGGACCACATGACGAGCTCCTCCAACGCATCCCACGTGCCTGTGCCACCCG GCTCCTCAGTAGTGCTGATGGTCAACAACCTGGGTGGCCTGTCGTTCCTGGAACTGGGCATCATAGCCGACGCCGCCGTCTGCTCTCTGG AGGGCCGCGGGGTGAAGATCGCCCGTGCCCTAGTGGGCACCTTCATGTCAGCCCTGGAGATGCCTGGCGTTTCTCTCACCCTCCTGCTGGTGGATGAGCCCCTCCTGAAACTGATAG ATGCTGAAACCACTGCCTCGGCCTGGCCTAACGTGGCCAAGGTCTGGGTGACTGGGCGGAAGCGGAGCCGGGCCGCCCCCACGGAGCCCCTGGCGGCCCCTGACTCCACTACTGCAGCAG GTGAAGCCTCAAAGCAGATGGTACTTGTGCTGGAGTGGGTGTGCACCACCCTCCTGGGCCTGGAGGAACATCTGAACGCCCTGGACCGTGCTGCCGGTGATGGAGACTGTGGCACCACCCACAGCCGTGCAGCCAGAG CGATTCAGGGGTGGCTAAAGGAGGGCCCACCCCCAGCCAGCCCTGCCCAGCTACTCTCCAAATTGTCCTTCCTGCTACTGGAGAAGATGGGAGGCTCCTCAGGGGCA CTCTACGGCCTGTTCCTGACTGCGGCGGCCCAGCCACTCAAGGCCAAGACTGACCTCCCGGCCTGGTCTGCTGCCATGGATGCCGGCCTGGAGGCCATGCAGAA GTATGGAAAGGCTGCCCCAGGTGACAGGACTATG CTGGATTCTCTGTGGGCAGCAGGACAGGAGCTCCAAGCCTGGAAGAGCCCAGGGGCCAATATGCTCCAGATTCTGACCAAGGCTGTCAAG aGTGCAGAAGCTGCAGCCGAGGCCACCAAGAACATGGAAGCTGGAGCTGGAAGAGCCAGTTACATCAGCTCTGCGCGCCTGGATCAGCCAGACCCCGGGGCGGTGGCAGCCGCGGCCATTCTGCGTGCCATCCTGGAGGTCTTGCAGAGTCAGGGTGCGTGA
- the CYB561A3 gene encoding lysosomal membrane ascorbate-dependent ferrireductase CYB561A3 isoform X4, with translation MAVGWFYLSVLALCSLGSMCILFTIYWMRYWHGGFAWDGSMLMFNWHPVLMVTGMVVLYSAASLVYRLPQSWVGPRLPWKSGHAAMHLLAFLLTVLGLHAVFEFHNHAKIPHLYSLHSWLGITTVFLFACQWFLGFSVFLLPWASMWLRSLLKPIHVFFGASILSLAIASVVSGINEKLFFSLKNGTKTYSNLPSEAVFANCAGMLVVVFGLLVLYILLASSWKRPEPGMQAEREPTRTRGRAGTPEVMLEGERGLAEPLLQKRS, from the exons ATGGCCGTGGGATGGTTTTACCTGTCTGTCCTGGCACTGTGCTCCCTGGGCTCGATGTGCATCCTCTTCACCATCTACTGGATGCGGTACTGGCATGGTGGCTTCGCCTGGGATGGCAGCATGCTCATGTTCAACTGGCACCCGGTGCTCATGGTTACAGGCATGGTGGTGCTCTACAGCGCTG CATCGCTGGTCTACCGCCTGCCCCAGTCATGGGTAGGGCCCAGGCTGCCCTGGAAATCCGGCCACGCAGCCATGCACCTGCTGGCCTTCCTCCTGACTGTGCTGGGGCTGCACGCGGTCTTTGAATTTCACAACCACGCAAAGATCCCCCACCTCTACTCCCTGCACAGCTGGCTGGGCATCACCACCGTCTTCCTCTTCGCTTGCCAG TGGTTCCTGGGCTTCTCAGTCTTCCTGCTGCCCTGGGCATCCATGTGGCTGCGCAGCCTCCTGAAACCCATCCACGTCTTCTTTGGAGCCTCCATTCTCTCTCTGGCCATTGCGTCTGTTGTTTCTGGCATTAACGAGAAGCTTTTCTTCAGTTT GAAAAATGGCACCAAGACATACTCCAACTTGCCCAGTGAGGCTGTCTTTGCAAACTGCGCTGGGATGCTGGTGGTGGTCTTCGGGCTGCTGGTGCTCTATATCCTGCTGGCTTCATCTTGGAAACGCCCAGAGCCAGGGATGCAGGCTGAGAGAGAG CCCACCAGGACACGAGGCCGGGCGGGAACGCCAGAGGTGATGCTGGAAGGAGAGCGGGGACTGGCAGAGCCGCTTCTGCAGAAGAGAAGCTGA
- the CYB561A3 gene encoding lysosomal membrane ascorbate-dependent ferrireductase CYB561A3 isoform X5: protein MSKRGRGRALGLLSPTASLVYRLPQSWVGPRLPWKSGHAAMHLLAFLLTVLGLHAVFEFHNHAKIPHLYSLHSWLGITTVFLFACQWFLGFSVFLLPWASMWLRSLLKPIHVFFGASILSLAIASVVSGINEKLFFSLKNGTKTYSNLPSEAVFANCAGMLVVVFGLLVLYILLASSWKRPEPGMQAEREPTRTRGRAGTPEVMLEGERGLAEPLLQKRS, encoded by the exons ATGAGCAAGAGGGGAAGAGGCCGAGCCCTGGGACTGCTCTCTCCGACAGCATCGCTGGTCTACCGCCTGCCCCAGTCATGGGTAGGGCCCAGGCTGCCCTGGAAATCCGGCCACGCAGCCATGCACCTGCTGGCCTTCCTCCTGACTGTGCTGGGGCTGCACGCGGTCTTTGAATTTCACAACCACGCAAAGATCCCCCACCTCTACTCCCTGCACAGCTGGCTGGGCATCACCACCGTCTTCCTCTTCGCTTGCCAG TGGTTCCTGGGCTTCTCAGTCTTCCTGCTGCCCTGGGCATCCATGTGGCTGCGCAGCCTCCTGAAACCCATCCACGTCTTCTTTGGAGCCTCCATTCTCTCTCTGGCCATTGCGTCTGTTGTTTCTGGCATTAACGAGAAGCTTTTCTTCAGTTT GAAAAATGGCACCAAGACATACTCCAACTTGCCCAGTGAGGCTGTCTTTGCAAACTGCGCTGGGATGCTGGTGGTGGTCTTCGGGCTGCTGGTGCTCTATATCCTGCTGGCTTCATCTTGGAAACGCCCAGAGCCAGGGATGCAGGCTGAGAGAGAG CCCACCAGGACACGAGGCCGGGCGGGAACGCCAGAGGTGATGCTGGAAGGAGAGCGGGGACTGGCAGAGCCGCTTCTGCAGAAGAGAAGCTGA
- the CYB561A3 gene encoding lysosomal membrane ascorbate-dependent ferrireductase CYB561A3 isoform X2: MDTILHALPSAGGGCKARKLFRSRSQQAEPTFSPKGCLVRMAVGWFYLSVLALCSLGSMCILFTIYWMRYWHGGFAWDGSMLMFNWHPVLMVTGMVVLYSAASLVYRLPQSWVGPRLPWKSGHAAMHLLAFLLTVLGLHAVFEFHNHAKIPHLYSLHSWLGITTVFLFACQWFLGFSVFLLPWASMWLRSLLKPIHVFFGASILSLAIASVVSGINEKLFFSLKNGTKTYSNLPSEAVFANCAGMLVVVFGLLVLYILLASSWKRPEPGMQAEREPTRTRGRAGTPEVMLEGERGLAEPLLQKRS; encoded by the exons ATGGACACCATTCTCCATGCTCTTCCTTCCGCAGGTGGTGGTTGTAAAGCACGAAAACTTTTCAGAAGTCGCAGTCAGCAGGCGGAGCCTACCTTTTCACCCAag GGCTGCCTGGTCAGAATGGCCGTGGGATGGTTTTACCTGTCTGTCCTGGCACTGTGCTCCCTGGGCTCGATGTGCATCCTCTTCACCATCTACTGGATGCGGTACTGGCATGGTGGCTTCGCCTGGGATGGCAGCATGCTCATGTTCAACTGGCACCCGGTGCTCATGGTTACAGGCATGGTGGTGCTCTACAGCGCTG CATCGCTGGTCTACCGCCTGCCCCAGTCATGGGTAGGGCCCAGGCTGCCCTGGAAATCCGGCCACGCAGCCATGCACCTGCTGGCCTTCCTCCTGACTGTGCTGGGGCTGCACGCGGTCTTTGAATTTCACAACCACGCAAAGATCCCCCACCTCTACTCCCTGCACAGCTGGCTGGGCATCACCACCGTCTTCCTCTTCGCTTGCCAG TGGTTCCTGGGCTTCTCAGTCTTCCTGCTGCCCTGGGCATCCATGTGGCTGCGCAGCCTCCTGAAACCCATCCACGTCTTCTTTGGAGCCTCCATTCTCTCTCTGGCCATTGCGTCTGTTGTTTCTGGCATTAACGAGAAGCTTTTCTTCAGTTT GAAAAATGGCACCAAGACATACTCCAACTTGCCCAGTGAGGCTGTCTTTGCAAACTGCGCTGGGATGCTGGTGGTGGTCTTCGGGCTGCTGGTGCTCTATATCCTGCTGGCTTCATCTTGGAAACGCCCAGAGCCAGGGATGCAGGCTGAGAGAGAG CCCACCAGGACACGAGGCCGGGCGGGAACGCCAGAGGTGATGCTGGAAGGAGAGCGGGGACTGGCAGAGCCGCTTCTGCAGAAGAGAAGCTGA
- the CYB561A3 gene encoding lysosomal membrane ascorbate-dependent ferrireductase CYB561A3 isoform X1 encodes MADSAAMFGPPLSWARLSPGLPSVAVACSRAPRSGQGLPFTPRAALRRASPWPEASPWPEHFRFSGIVGLRVRTGPTRDGVPGPRYLGVREETPAEELELGVSALAPESWRPPRSGTSFPRAAWSEWPWDGFTCLSWHCAPWARCASSSPSTGCGTGMVASPGMAACSCSTGTRCSWLQAWWCSTALWFLGFSVFLLPWASMWLRSLLKPIHVFFGASILSLAIASVVSGINEKLFFSLKNGTKTYSNLPSEAVFANCAGMLVVVFGLLVLYILLASSWKRPEPGMQAEREPTRTRGRAGTPEVMLEGERGLAEPLLQKRS; translated from the exons ATGGCCGACTCGGCCGCCATGTTTGGGCCCCCGCTTTCCTGGGCTCGCCTCTCTCCAGGCCTTCCCAGCGTCGCCGTGGCCTGTTCCAGGGCTCCTAGATCCGGCCAAGGCCTCCCGTTCACCCCGCGCGCCGCCTTGCGGAGGGCCAGCCCCTGGCCAGAGGCTTCGCCTTGGCCCGAACATTTCCGCTTCAGCGGAATCGTGGGGCTGAGGGTGAGGACAGGGCCGACCCGTGACGGCGTTCCTGGTCCCCGGTACCTCGGGGTTAGGGAAGAAACGCCCGCCGAAGAACTGGAGTTGGGGGTCAGCGCCTTGGCGCCCGAGAGCTGGAGACCCCCGAGATCCGGGACTTCATTTCCCAG GGCTGCCTGGTCAGAATGGCCGTGGGATGGTTTTACCTGTCTGTCCTGGCACTGTGCTCCCTGGGCTCGATGTGCATCCTCTTCACCATCTACTGGATGCGGTACTGGCATGGTGGCTTCGCCTGGGATGGCAGCATGCTCATGTTCAACTGGCACCCGGTGCTCATGGTTACAGGCATGGTGGTGCTCTACAGCGCTG TGGTTCCTGGGCTTCTCAGTCTTCCTGCTGCCCTGGGCATCCATGTGGCTGCGCAGCCTCCTGAAACCCATCCACGTCTTCTTTGGAGCCTCCATTCTCTCTCTGGCCATTGCGTCTGTTGTTTCTGGCATTAACGAGAAGCTTTTCTTCAGTTT GAAAAATGGCACCAAGACATACTCCAACTTGCCCAGTGAGGCTGTCTTTGCAAACTGCGCTGGGATGCTGGTGGTGGTCTTCGGGCTGCTGGTGCTCTATATCCTGCTGGCTTCATCTTGGAAACGCCCAGAGCCAGGGATGCAGGCTGAGAGAGAG CCCACCAGGACACGAGGCCGGGCGGGAACGCCAGAGGTGATGCTGGAAGGAGAGCGGGGACTGGCAGAGCCGCTTCTGCAGAAGAGAAGCTGA
- the CYB561A3 gene encoding lysosomal membrane ascorbate-dependent ferrireductase CYB561A3 isoform X3 produces MADSAAMFGPPLSWARLSPGLPSVAVACSRAPRSGQGLPFTPRAALRRASPWPEASPWPEHFRFSGIVGLRVRTGPTRDGVPGPRYLGVREETPAEELELGVSALAPESWRPPRSGTSFPRAAWSEWPWDGFTCLSWHCAPWARCASSSPSTGCGTGMVASPGMAACSCSTGTRCSWLQAWWCSTALWFLGFSVFLLPWASMWLRSLLKPIHVFFGASILSLAIASVVSGINEKLFFSLKNGTKTYSNLPSEAVFANCAGMLVVVFGLLVLYILLASSWKRPEPGMQAEREALLRGRE; encoded by the exons ATGGCCGACTCGGCCGCCATGTTTGGGCCCCCGCTTTCCTGGGCTCGCCTCTCTCCAGGCCTTCCCAGCGTCGCCGTGGCCTGTTCCAGGGCTCCTAGATCCGGCCAAGGCCTCCCGTTCACCCCGCGCGCCGCCTTGCGGAGGGCCAGCCCCTGGCCAGAGGCTTCGCCTTGGCCCGAACATTTCCGCTTCAGCGGAATCGTGGGGCTGAGGGTGAGGACAGGGCCGACCCGTGACGGCGTTCCTGGTCCCCGGTACCTCGGGGTTAGGGAAGAAACGCCCGCCGAAGAACTGGAGTTGGGGGTCAGCGCCTTGGCGCCCGAGAGCTGGAGACCCCCGAGATCCGGGACTTCATTTCCCAG GGCTGCCTGGTCAGAATGGCCGTGGGATGGTTTTACCTGTCTGTCCTGGCACTGTGCTCCCTGGGCTCGATGTGCATCCTCTTCACCATCTACTGGATGCGGTACTGGCATGGTGGCTTCGCCTGGGATGGCAGCATGCTCATGTTCAACTGGCACCCGGTGCTCATGGTTACAGGCATGGTGGTGCTCTACAGCGCTG TGGTTCCTGGGCTTCTCAGTCTTCCTGCTGCCCTGGGCATCCATGTGGCTGCGCAGCCTCCTGAAACCCATCCACGTCTTCTTTGGAGCCTCCATTCTCTCTCTGGCCATTGCGTCTGTTGTTTCTGGCATTAACGAGAAGCTTTTCTTCAGTTT GAAAAATGGCACCAAGACATACTCCAACTTGCCCAGTGAGGCTGTCTTTGCAAACTGCGCTGGGATGCTGGTGGTGGTCTTCGGGCTGCTGGTGCTCTATATCCTGCTGGCTTCATCTTGGAAACGCCCAGAGCCAGGGATGCAGGCTGAGAGAGAG GCCCTGTTGCGTGGCAGGGAGTGA